The Glycine max cultivar Williams 82 chromosome 17, Glycine_max_v4.0, whole genome shotgun sequence genome contains the following window.
TACTAGGATTCTTAAAGAAGGAATCTCCACCTCAAACGAGAGCACAACTTCCATCCCGTACGCAAAAGAGAACAGGGTTGCCCCAGTAAATGTGCGCACAGAAGTCTGATAACCATGCAGTGCGAAGAAGAGCATCTCATGTCAATCCTTGTATGATACGGTCATTTTTTGAAcgatcttcttgatgttcttaTTGGCAACCTCAACTTCCCCATTCATCTTGGGTTGGATTTAGAAgtcctcacacatttccttcatcatcttgttatttaaATTGGTGGCATTATCGGTCATGATCTTTCTGGGTAACCAATATCTAGCATATGAAGCTGCTtccacccatttggtgaagtaatcaatgGTTACTTAAATGAAGTGATGCCCATTTGAAGCCTTGGGTTAGATGGCCACGATTACGTCTATGCCCCACATTGAGAATGGCCACAGTGCTGCCAATACATTCAACAATACAGGTGGAGCATTAACATTATCAGCGAAGGTCTAgcatttcctcacatgaacGCAACAATCGTTCTCCATAGTGAGCCAATAATACCCCGCCCTCAGAATCTTTCAGGCCATGGCATGTCCATTGGCATGTGTACCAAAGGATCCCTCATGCACCTCCACTAGCATTTGTTCGGCCTCTTTTGCATCCACACATTGAAGCAACACCATGTCAAGGTTTCTCTTGTACAAGATATCCCCACTCAGGAAGAAACCAGCTGCCAACCTTCGTAACGTCCTCTTGTCGTTGTCAGAGACCTCGGGTGGGTATTCCTTGTCTTTAATGTATCGTTTGATATCGAAgtaccaaggcttaccatcctccttttcttttatcaaaCAACAGTGTGCAGGCTCGACATGACatctgaattcaatgtacggcAAATCTCCTTGCGGGCTCACTTTTAACATGGACGATAGAGTGGCAAGGGTGtcggccatttgaatttcctctCTAGGAATATGATGAAATGATATGTCAGCAAAGAGTTCCACCAATTTCCTGATGTAAGCCAGGTAAGTCACCAATTTGTGGTCTCTAGTCTCCCATTCACCTTTCAACTGATGAATTACCAATGTTGAGTCCCCATATACCTTGAGTAACTTGACCCTAAAGTCGATCGCTGCTCAGATCCCAAGGGCACATGCCTCGTACTTCACTATATTGTTTATGTAGTCGAAACAcaacctagccgtgaaaggtatATATTGCTTGTCTGGGGAAACCAACACTACCCCAATCCCATGGCCTAGTGCATTAGACGCACCATCAAACCACGCAATCCACTTATCCATGTCTTCTTCTTCAACCTCCTCTTCAAACAAGCCATAATATCCTCATCAAGAAATTATGGAAGCATAGGCTGATAATCGCTTATGGGTTGTTGAGCTAGATAATATGTCAAGCGttcccctttatcgccttttgagtGACATAGAAAATATTGAATTCTAACAACAGAACCTGCCACCAATCTATCCTCCTAGTGAGAACGAGTTTTTCGAAGATGTACTTGATGGGATCCATTTTAGACACCAGCCAAGTAGTGTAACTCAGCATATACTGCCTCAAACAATGAGCTGCCCATGCCACGGCACAACATCTCCTCCCTAGTAAcgagtagttcatctcacatGTTGTGAACTTCTTGCTCAAGTAGTAGATGGCCCGTTCCCTTTTTCTGGATTCATTGTGTTGTCCCAACACACACCCCATCGACTCATCTAATACTGTCAATTCTTCAATTCGAAACCCAGGGAGCATGGTTGCACCCAACTTGGCTGCTCTTTAGTCGGCTTCTTCATCTAGCACAACAACCTAATTCTCATGCATCCACCCCGCGCTGACAAAGCTTTTACTAATATGGCAGATAGGGACCCTTTCCATCTGTGGTCCCCGCCCTTGTAAATGGGCTAGGcttctttcttttgttggatcgagtggcctccgaataattaagaaggggggttgaattaattattcctaaacctttgctaattaaaaaattactcttctaaggcttttactaagttgttaagagaataaggagtagaagagaaacttaacagaaagtaaaagcagaaattaaatgcacagcggaaagtaaaagagtagggaagaaggaaacaaacacataagagtttttatactggttcggcaacagcccgtgcctacatccagtccccaagcgacctgcggtccttgagatttctttcaaccttgtaaaaatccttttacaagcaaagatccacaagggatgtaccctcccttgttctctttgaaaccctagtggatgtaccctccactagaactgatccacaagagatgtaccctctcttgttctcagtcaaacccaagtagatgtaccctctacttgtaccacaaaggatgtatcctccaatgcgttaagacaaagatcttaggctgttaaacctttgatactttgtgaatggggatacaaaagaattctcaggcggttagtcctttgaacaattttgtattagggaaagggaagaatcaaaagaattttcagactgtgtcattttgaattctttgacaagggagaagggagacacaagaattcaggcggttagtcctttgttcttttggaaaagggagaagagagacacaaaaagaattcaggcggttagtccttggtgaattctttttggcaaagggagaagagaatgaaaagatgaatagcacaagttttcaaggtttagacaaccagaaaactttagaaagcttttggtacaatgaagaagaagaagttcaaagagattcaaggcttgtaaaggattgattgaataagtgtaaaagtgtcttcaaaagcaaatcaaagccttgcttttatagactcttcatgtctggccaagaagaccatttagaagagttataacttttagaaaaacttaaaaacaatttgaaaaagtcaaaaaaaccttttgaagagttacatcttttgatttattcaaaaacaacactggtaattgattaccaaattagtgtaatcgattacacaaaacttttgtgtgaaaggatgtgactcttcacatttgaatttgaatttcaacgttcaaaggcactggtaatcgattatcaaaacattgtaatcgattacagctttttgaaaataattggaacgttgcaaattcaatttgaaaactttttcaaaacaattttgctactggtaatcaattacaacaatctggtaatcgattaccagagagtaaaaactctttggtaaaaggttttgtcaaaaactcatgtgctattcaaagttttgaaaaactttttaatacttatcttgattgagtcttctcttcattcttgaatcttgagtcttgaattttgatcttgattcttcagatcttgaaccttgaatcttgattcttgtctctagactttcttcttgagtcttgaattcttcttgattcttatcttgaactcttgaattgttcttgattgatcttggattctcttgagttgttctttgagctttttgtcatcacctttgtcatcatcttttgtcatcatcattgttatcatcaaaacacctttgaatcacctttgattcaccatgaagctttgcttctacatcttTCCTTTCTAAGGTGACCCTTCTCTTGTCGGCATGTGTAGGCTCGTAACCCAGATCGAACCTTCCATGATTTTCAACAAACCTCACCAAGCTTGTCGTGCCATCACCATTCcagcctaaacccattccgggctc
Protein-coding sequences here:
- the LOC102662344 gene encoding uncharacterized protein, whose amino-acid sequence is MGLGWNGDGTTSLVRFVENHGRFDLGYEPTHADKRRVTLERKDVEAKLHEEVEEEDMDKWIAWFDGASNALGHGIGVVLVSPDKQYIPFTARLCFDYINNIVKYELKGEWETRDHKLVTYLAYIRKLVELFADISFHHIPREEIQMADTLATLSSMLKVSPQGDLPYIEFRCHVEPAHCCLIKEKEDGKPWYFDIKRYIKDKEYPPEVSDNDKRTLRRLAAGFFLSGDILYKRNLDMVLLQCVDAKEAEQMLVEVHEGSFGTHANGHAMA